In Paramormyrops kingsleyae isolate MSU_618 chromosome 5, PKINGS_0.4, whole genome shotgun sequence, one DNA window encodes the following:
- the sphk1 gene encoding sphingosine kinase 1 isoform X3 — MGGSFMTSSGTASDPVKLPGRLLILVNPHSGRGQALSLFVGHVQHMLTEASVPHTLLITERQNHARDLVREADLSQWDALVIMSGDGLLFEVVNGLMEREDWEQAIQIPLGVLPGGSGNALAASILHYSGSQPVSSEELLVSCGFLLCRGLPSPLDLVSVSLASGTRLFSFLSLAWGFVADVDIESEKYRYVGTARFTVGTLVRLASLRVYEGRLAYLPVEECPAPCQASPPPHGLGICSSFFCHPPAGSSDPTATHTFHNSCNSNNSTKAEVPSSSSRGPPDSLLVPLEQPVPSNWTVVKEENFVLVLAMYQSHLAEDFMAAPEAAADDGLIHLYYVRAGISRAALLRLFLAMEKGAHLSAGCPHLVYSKVRALRLEPLSPKGVITVDGEVVEYGPLQAQVHRGLARLIMG, encoded by the exons gtacagCGAGTGACCCGGTGAAGCTCCCCGGCCGCCTCCTGATCCTGGTGAACCCCCACAGCGGCCGCGGTCAGGCGCTCAGCCTCTTCGTGGGACACGTGCAGCACATGCTGACGGAGGCCAGCGTCCCCCACACGCTGCTCATCACCG AGCGGCAGAACCACGCCCGCGATCTGGTGAGGGAGGCAGACCTGTCTCAGTGGGATGCCTTGGTCATCATGTCAGGGGACGGACTGCTCTTTGAG GTGGTGAACGGACTGATGGAGCGGGAGGACTGGGAGCAGGCCATCCAGATTCCACTGGGGGTTCTGCCCGGTGGCTCGGGGAACGCTCTGGCTGCCTCCATCCTCCACTACTCCgg GTCCCAGCCGGTGTCTAGCGAGGAGCTGCTGGTGAGCTGCGGCTTCCTGCTGTGCCGGGGCCTGCCGTCGCCCCTGGACCTGGTTTCTGTGAGCCTGGCCTCGGGCACGCGCCTCTTTTCCTTCCTCTCCCTCGCCTGGGGCTTTGTGGCCGACGTGGACATCGAGAGCGAGAAGTACCGCTACGTTGGCACGGCACGCTTCACCGTGGGGACGCTGGTGCGGCTGGCCTCCCTGCGTGTCTACGAGGGCCGGCTGGCCTACCTGCCCGTCGAGGAGTGCCCAGCCCCGTGCCAggcctccccgcccccccacggCCTCGGGATCTGCTCCTCCTTCTTCTGCCACCCACCCGCGGGCTCGTCCGACCCGACCGCCACGCACACCTTCCACAACTCCTGCAACTCCAACAACTCGACGAAGGCCGAAGTTCCATcttcatcctccagggggcCCCCTGACTCCCTCCTGGTGCCACTAGAGCAGCCAGTGCCCAGCAACTGGACTGTAGTGAAGGAGGAGAACTTTGTGCTGGTGCTGGCCATGTACCAGTCTCACCTGGCCGAGGACTTCATGGCCGCGCCCGAGGCGGCTGCTGACGACGGCCTCATACACCTCTACTACGTCCGAGCGGGAATCTCCCGGGCTGCCCTGCTGCGCCTCTTCCTGGCCATGGAGAAGGGTGCCCACCTGTCTGCCGGCTGCCCCCACCTGGTCTACAGCAAGGTGCGGGCGCTGCGCTTGGAGCCTCTCTCCCCCAAAGGCGTCATCACAGTGGATGGAGAGGTGGTTGAGTATGGGCCCCTGCAGGCACAAGTGCACCGTGGCCTGGCACGTCTGATCATGGGCTAG
- the sphk1 gene encoding sphingosine kinase 1 isoform X2 has translation MSQCCRSLESIPGSTGHSAGKHSTASDPVKLPGRLLILVNPHSGRGQALSLFVGHVQHMLTEASVPHTLLITERQNHARDLVREADLSQWDALVIMSGDGLLFEVVNGLMEREDWEQAIQIPLGVLPGGSGNALAASILHYSGSQPVSSEELLVSCGFLLCRGLPSPLDLVSVSLASGTRLFSFLSLAWGFVADVDIESEKYRYVGTARFTVGTLVRLASLRVYEGRLAYLPVEECPAPCQASPPPHGLGICSSFFCHPPAGSSDPTATHTFHNSCNSNNSTKAEVPSSSSRGPPDSLLVPLEQPVPSNWTVVKEENFVLVLAMYQSHLAEDFMAAPEAAADDGLIHLYYVRAGISRAALLRLFLAMEKGAHLSAGCPHLVYSKVRALRLEPLSPKGVITVDGEVVEYGPLQAQVHRGLARLIMG, from the exons gtacagCGAGTGACCCGGTGAAGCTCCCCGGCCGCCTCCTGATCCTGGTGAACCCCCACAGCGGCCGCGGTCAGGCGCTCAGCCTCTTCGTGGGACACGTGCAGCACATGCTGACGGAGGCCAGCGTCCCCCACACGCTGCTCATCACCG AGCGGCAGAACCACGCCCGCGATCTGGTGAGGGAGGCAGACCTGTCTCAGTGGGATGCCTTGGTCATCATGTCAGGGGACGGACTGCTCTTTGAG GTGGTGAACGGACTGATGGAGCGGGAGGACTGGGAGCAGGCCATCCAGATTCCACTGGGGGTTCTGCCCGGTGGCTCGGGGAACGCTCTGGCTGCCTCCATCCTCCACTACTCCgg GTCCCAGCCGGTGTCTAGCGAGGAGCTGCTGGTGAGCTGCGGCTTCCTGCTGTGCCGGGGCCTGCCGTCGCCCCTGGACCTGGTTTCTGTGAGCCTGGCCTCGGGCACGCGCCTCTTTTCCTTCCTCTCCCTCGCCTGGGGCTTTGTGGCCGACGTGGACATCGAGAGCGAGAAGTACCGCTACGTTGGCACGGCACGCTTCACCGTGGGGACGCTGGTGCGGCTGGCCTCCCTGCGTGTCTACGAGGGCCGGCTGGCCTACCTGCCCGTCGAGGAGTGCCCAGCCCCGTGCCAggcctccccgcccccccacggCCTCGGGATCTGCTCCTCCTTCTTCTGCCACCCACCCGCGGGCTCGTCCGACCCGACCGCCACGCACACCTTCCACAACTCCTGCAACTCCAACAACTCGACGAAGGCCGAAGTTCCATcttcatcctccagggggcCCCCTGACTCCCTCCTGGTGCCACTAGAGCAGCCAGTGCCCAGCAACTGGACTGTAGTGAAGGAGGAGAACTTTGTGCTGGTGCTGGCCATGTACCAGTCTCACCTGGCCGAGGACTTCATGGCCGCGCCCGAGGCGGCTGCTGACGACGGCCTCATACACCTCTACTACGTCCGAGCGGGAATCTCCCGGGCTGCCCTGCTGCGCCTCTTCCTGGCCATGGAGAAGGGTGCCCACCTGTCTGCCGGCTGCCCCCACCTGGTCTACAGCAAGGTGCGGGCGCTGCGCTTGGAGCCTCTCTCCCCCAAAGGCGTCATCACAGTGGATGGAGAGGTGGTTGAGTATGGGCCCCTGCAGGCACAAGTGCACCGTGGCCTGGCACGTCTGATCATGGGCTAG